The Dokdonia donghaensis DSW-1 DNA window GGTTTTAAATTCAGTATAAACTTATCTCAAATGTGATTTACACCCTATTAGTAATGAGTAAATGAGCCTTGGTGTTGAGTAAAGTGGTATGAATGTGATTACGCTTTCGCGAAAGCGTACTTAAAACCTATATCGTATCTAGGTATTTTGTTAAGGTCTGACCTCGCTGAATTTTACCAGTGCTAGTACGCTGAAATTGAGGAACCGAAATAATTCTACGAGGAAACTCATAAGGCTTAAACACCTTCATATCTTCTTCACTAATGTGAAAATCGTATTGTTCTTCTTGCTCTACAAAGAGAACTAACTGTTCTCCCAGACGATCATCTGGCATACCTGTAATGAAGTAAGGTACATCTACATAGGTAGCTAGTTTTCCTTCTACTTGCTCTGGATGTAATTTAACACCACCACTGTTAATGACATTATCTATGCGGCCTAGCCAGATAAATTTTTTATAGGTTATAATTTTTACAATATCATTAGTCACCACAGGATCTGAGCTCACGTACGGTGCTTTTATTACTAAGCAACTGCGCTCATCTGCCTCTATAGTTACTTTATCTAGTACTTTAAAAGGTATAAGGCTGTCTTTATTCTTTTTTGAGTTGACACGCCTCGCGGCTATATGAGTTACGGTTTCTGTCATTCCGTAAGTTTCATAGATCTTTGTTGCGAGTCCCTGCACTCTACTTTTAAGCGCTGGTGAAATTGCTCCTCCACCTACAATGAGTTTTGAGAGCAGATGCAATCTAGACAGAGAGTTATCTAGTTGAAAAGGTGTCATAGCACAAAAGTCGTATCTCCTGTATATATTATCTAACGGATTTGACTTAGGTTGTGCCATATCAATACGCCAGCCTAAAACCATTGCTCGTACAAGCATCATTTTACCTGCTATATAATGTGCTGGCAAACATAAAAGAGCTGTGGTTTTTTCATAAACATCAAAGTGCTTTGCCGTAGCTCTAGCACTATTAATCATATGAAGCTTATCTATTTTAATAGGCTTAGGGTCACCGGTAGAACCAGAAGTTTGTACGGTTACGTACTTCTTTTTATCAAGCCACTCTAGTAAAAACTCGCCTACAGACTCCTCATAAGGTTCTCCTTCTTTTATAAAACCATAGGCCTGCGCTTTGAGCGTGGCCTTTGTATGAGAAGATCCGTTAAGTTTAAACTTAGGGTGCAAAAATTTATGTCTATCTGTTGCATATAACATATGCATTAAAAATAAGTCTTACTTGTAAAATATAAGTTAGTAAGATGTAAACCTTGTATTAAATTATGAAATAGTAGTGGCTGGTGGGTGTACTGCACCTGTTAATTTTTCTTTCCAGTTAGACCATTTATATTTTTTGGCTAGTATGAAAAGAAATATAGGGTAGACTATAAGTACTGGTAGTACGAGCTCCACACCCGTATCTGCCTGACCTACAGATTTAAAAATAGCATCTGTTTGCAATGCTGAGTACTCATAGGTAAGTAATGTTGCTGCTAGTAAGTTATTGCCAAAATGAAAACCTAGAGCTAACTCCATACCATCATCCATAAGTGTCATTATACCTAATAGCAAGCCAGTACCTATGTAGAAGACCATAGTGATTGCCCCCAGCTCTGCAACTTCTGGATTTGCCCAATGAAAAATACCAAAAAGTACCGATGTCAATACAAGTGGGAACCACCTATTGCGGGCCATTATACCTACTTGTTGCATCACATACCCTCTAAAAAGGTACTCCTCTAGACCTATCTGAAAAGGAAAAAACACTAAACCTATAAGAACTAGTATACCAAACTTAGAACTATCAAACTGTAGTACATAATCTTCTGGTGTCATATAATATACAATCCCAAAACTTACCACTGTATAAATAAACACCATCATAAAACTAAAGAAAATGCGACTCCAGTCTACTTTCTTCCTTGCTGTTGTTAAGCTCAATATGCTGCGTTTATGTAGTGCCCACACTAGTAAAAACAGCACTGCCAGAATAGGAATAAATACGGCAAGGTTAAATGCGAGCAATAAATTTTTTGATTTAAAAAGTCTCATCATATCATCCATCGCAGCTTGCGGGTCTACATCTACAAAAAGGAAAAACAACAGGTTTGAAATAAAAATACCCATTGTAAGTATGCTGGTTATGACAAATTTCCAAGTTTCGTTTTCTCCTTTATAGGCTTGCTCTATAAACATAAATTATATTTTAAAATCCCAAGATAGCTCAGGGTTCATTTTTAAGGTTCCGTTTGTTACTTCTAGTGGCGAAGATATATTATTTGTAAATAGGCTCCCCGTGCCTAGACCTTGAGGTCCTCCTGCACCTAGTTTATACGTCCACTGGGCTATGGCATTAAGCCCTATATTACTCTCAAGAGCAGAGGTTATCCACCAGCCTATGTTGCGATTATTTGCAGCTTCTATCCACTCCTCGCTACCTTTAAAACCTCCTACAAAGCTAGGTTTTAAAATTATATATTGTGGTTTAATACTGTCTAGCACCTTGTGCTTATCTTCAAGGTTTGTTACACCTATTAACTCTTCATCTAGTGCAATAGGTACTGGCGTACTCGCACAGAGTGCAGCCATATCATCCCATTGCTTTGTAGCGATAGGTTGCTCAATAGAGTGTATCTCAAGAGCTGCAAGTTCTTCTAATACACTTTGAACCGTTTCCTTTGTAAAACCTCCATTTGCATCTACTCTTAATGTAAGCTCACTTGCACTATGATCTTTACGTATGGCAGATAGGACAGCTAGCTCTTCTTTAAAATCTATCGCTCCTATCTTCATTTTAATGCAATTGAAACCTTGTGCTATTTTTTCTGAGACTTGCTCCCGCATAAAGGACTCATCTCCCATCCACACCAAGCCATTAATGGAGATTGCTTCTTCACCTCTTGTAAATGACGAGGGATATATATGATAAGGATTTTGTGATTTAAGAGACATAAATGCCATTTCTACACCAGCTTGTATACTGGGAAAATCTCTTAGTGCTTCCCATAATTTATCTGGAC harbors:
- a CDS encoding AMP-binding protein — encoded protein: MHMLYATDRHKFLHPKFKLNGSSHTKATLKAQAYGFIKEGEPYEESVGEFLLEWLDKKKYVTVQTSGSTGDPKPIKIDKLHMINSARATAKHFDVYEKTTALLCLPAHYIAGKMMLVRAMVLGWRIDMAQPKSNPLDNIYRRYDFCAMTPFQLDNSLSRLHLLSKLIVGGGAISPALKSRVQGLATKIYETYGMTETVTHIAARRVNSKKNKDSLIPFKVLDKVTIEADERSCLVIKAPYVSSDPVVTNDIVKIITYKKFIWLGRIDNVINSGGVKLHPEQVEGKLATYVDVPYFITGMPDDRLGEQLVLFVEQEEQYDFHISEEDMKVFKPYEFPRRIISVPQFQRTSTGKIQRGQTLTKYLDTI
- a CDS encoding CPBP family intramembrane glutamic endopeptidase — its product is MFIEQAYKGENETWKFVITSILTMGIFISNLLFFLFVDVDPQAAMDDMMRLFKSKNLLLAFNLAVFIPILAVLFLLVWALHKRSILSLTTARKKVDWSRIFFSFMMVFIYTVVSFGIVYYMTPEDYVLQFDSSKFGILVLIGLVFFPFQIGLEEYLFRGYVMQQVGIMARNRWFPLVLTSVLFGIFHWANPEVAELGAITMVFYIGTGLLLGIMTLMDDGMELALGFHFGNNLLAATLLTYEYSALQTDAIFKSVGQADTGVELVLPVLIVYPIFLFILAKKYKWSNWKEKLTGAVHPPATTIS
- a CDS encoding o-succinylbenzoate synthase, producing MKASYKKHILEFKRPSGTSRGVLRTKETWYLIIQDGKNYGVGECGILRSLSYDDVPEYESMLKWTCDHISQGPDKLWEALRDFPSIQAGVEMAFMSLKSQNPYHIYPSSFTRGEEAISINGLVWMGDESFMREQVSEKIAQGFNCIKMKIGAIDFKEELAVLSAIRKDHSASELTLRVDANGGFTKETVQSVLEELAALEIHSIEQPIATKQWDDMAALCASTPVPIALDEELIGVTNLEDKHKVLDSIKPQYIILKPSFVGGFKGSEEWIEAANNRNIGWWITSALESNIGLNAIAQWTYKLGAGGPQGLGTGSLFTNNISSPLEVTNGTLKMNPELSWDFKI